In Cyprinus carpio isolate SPL01 unplaced genomic scaffold, ASM1834038v1 S000006665, whole genome shotgun sequence, a single window of DNA contains:
- the LOC122144421 gene encoding C3a anaphylatoxin chemotactic receptor-like — protein sequence MNQTYTDYVSDHVYKNVCQNCFNVKLRNSMTEISLVFYYLTLILGVPGNAFVLYVAGLKMKRTVNTVGFLNLAIADLLCCLSTLYYVTESTFVEHWPYGSLMCKIFSFIMLITMFASVFTLNLISLDRFVQVMTPVWAQNHRSLFIARLSCATAWILDSVLSLPFMMLRETYTENNKTYCLHYQRNEDNFKLYGRLSIIRFVFGFLVPLICITTCYGFIARKLGRSHFHSGRAFRIMLAVIVAFYLCWLPYHIVDLIIMYGEKSSPLVAVAVEPLSVSLAYFNSCLNPVLYVFMGQDFKSNVKPSLRRVFERVFSEEGTQASRSTQPQHTHSV from the coding sequence ATGAACCAGACATATACTGATTATGTTTCTGACCATGTCTACAAAAATGTTTGTcagaattgttttaatgtaaagcTGAGGAATTCTATGACAGAGATTTCTCTGGTCTTCTACTACCTGACCTTGATCCTCGGCGTTCCTGGAAATGCATTTGTCTTGTATGTTGCTGGATTGAAGATGAAGAGGACTGTTAATACAGTAGGGTTTCTCAATCTAGCGATTGCTGACCTCTTGTGCTGCCTTTCCACTCTTTACTATGTGACCGAGAGCACTTTTGTTGAACACTGGCCGTACGGATCCTTAATGTGCAAGATTTTTTCCTTCATTATGCTCATCACCATGTTTGCCAGCGTTTTCACCTTGAACTTGATTAGTCTGGATCGGTTTGTTCAGGTGATGACACCGGTTTGGGCTCAGAATCATCGCAGCTTGTTCATCGCACGACTGTCCTGTGCAACAGCTTGGATTCTGGATTCAGTTCTTAGTCTGCCTTTTATGATGTTAAGAGAGACTTacacagaaaataacaaaacatactgccTGCATTATCAACGTAATGAagacaattttaaattgtatggaAGGTTAAGCATCATCAGATTTGTGTTTGGCTTTTTGGTTCCTCTCATATGCATCACAACATGCTACGGATTTATCGCACGCAAGTTAGGCAGGAGTCATTTTCACTCTGGACGAGCTTTTCGCATCATGTTGGCTGTAATCGTGGCCTTTTACCTGTGCTGGCTTCCATATCACATAGTAGATTTGATAATAATGTATGGAGAGAAATCAAGTCCCTTGGTGGCTGTGGCAGTGGAGCCGTTGTCCGTCTCTTTGGCATATTTCAACAGCTGTCTGAACCCCGTTCTGTATGTTTTCATGGGGCAGGATTTTAAGAGCAATGTTAAACCTTCTCTAAGAcgtgtttttgaaagagttttctcTGAGGAGGGAACACAAGCGTCACGATCCACacagccacaacacacacactcagtgtag
- the LOC122144424 gene encoding uncharacterized protein K02A2.6-like yields MGHYGKVCRNAAKSLNAVTTEDEESFFLGAVDAGKDPWTVQLQVRQKNVCFKIDTGADVTALPAEVYYDITGGSDVKRLAMSTRPLFGPGGNVLSVLGVARETLRRGKKTATEDIYVVKDLHTLLLGRPAIEQLQLVCRVDSITMESVKQQYPKLCSGLGLVRRPYSIKLKPEAVPFSLHAPRRVPLPLMGKVKEEIDRMERMGVITKIEEPTAWCAGMVVVPKKAGTVRICVDFRRMNESVCREKFILPSVEHTLGMLAGATVFSKLDANMGFWQVPLTKESAKYTTFITPFGRYYFNQLPFGIASAPEHFQRMMMTEVTGGLEGVLCHMDDILVWGQTQDEHDVRLHKVLEKAQKAGITLNMDKCELTRHTVKFLGHVISADGVKPDPEKTRAVQEMDAPKNVSELRSFLGMVNQLGRFLPNLAEKDKVLRDLLSKKNHWYWGTEQQAFFDQLKTELSSTPVLALYNPNSALKISADASSFGLGAVLLQKSDARWSPVAYASRSMTPTEQRYAQVEKEALAVTWACERFSCFILGRPFELETDHKPLVSLLGGKALDDLPPRIQRFKMRLMRYNYSVNHVPGKSLWTADTLSRAPLRTARAHTDTSLLEDTNIYVDSIISNIPVSGDYLSSLREHLKADSTCSALMEYCTDGWPDKSQLQGVLRHYWPDRAVLTVHDGLLLRGTRLVIPFALQGDVLHRLHEGHLGVTKCRGRAKQTVWWPGLSSQLNDMVLKCRTCIQERKNVKEPLIPTMPDRPWQTLGADLFMLKGKTYLLVVDYFSRYVEIALLSPTRSTDVVVHLKSIFSRHGICEFLKSDNGPQFSGSHFKAFVADYGFVHITSSPKFPQSNGEAERAVQTVKNLLTKASDPYLALLAYRATHLQNGYSPAKLLMGRRLCTTVPALPTLLNPVLTDYNVLEAKEREKRGNDAKFFNKRHGARNLEPLVPGEDVWITDARVQGTVLSTHTTPSLLYRPGASGDTEE; encoded by the coding sequence ATGGGACATTATGGCAAAGTGTGCAGAAACGCTGCAAAATCTCTGAATGCTGTCACTACAGAAGATGAAGAGAGTTTCTTTTTGGGAGCCGTGGACGCTGGAAAAGACCCGTGGACAGTGCAGCTACAAGTAAGACAAAAAAATGTGTGCTTTAAAATTGACACTGGTGCTGATGTCACCGCCCTGCCAGCCGAGGTGTACTATGACATTACAGGGGGATCTGATGTGAAGCGCCTGGCAATGTCGACACGCCCATTGTTTGGGCCAGGTGGCAATGTGCTCTCTGTCCTAGGTGTAGCCAGAGAAACACTGCGCAGAGGCAAAAAGACAGCCACAGAGGACATTTATGTTGTAAAAGACCTACACACTCTATTGCTGGGAAGGCCTGCTATAGAACAGCTTCAGCTTGTGTGCAGGGTTGACAGCATCACCATGGAATCTGTGAAACAACAGTATCCGAAGCTGTGTAGCGGCCTGGGTCTTGTTCGGAGGCCATACTCAATCAAATTAAAGCCAGAGGCTGTGCCCTTCTCTCTACACGCACCACGCAGAGTCCCTCTGCCGCTTATGGGAAAAGTGAAGGAGGAGATTGACCGTATGGAGAGGATGGGCGTAATCACAAAGATTGAGGAGCCGACTGCTTGGTGCGCCGGGATGGTGGTGGTGCCGAAAAAAGCAGGTACTGTCCGCATTTGTGTGGATTTCAGAAGGATGAATGAATCAGTTTGCAGAGAAAAGTTTATCCTGCCTTCTGTTGAACACACTCTGGGCATGCTAGCTGGCGCAACAGTATTTAGCAAATTAGATGCCAATATGGGTTTTTGGCAAGTACCATTGACAAAAGAGTCTGCCAAATACACCACCTTCATCACGCCTTTTGGGCGCTATTATTTCAACCAGCTACCCTTTGGCATAGCTTCAGCCCCCGAGCACTTTCAAAGGATGATGATGACAGAAGTGACAGGTGGCCTGGAGGGAGTATTGTGTCACATGGATGACATCCTGGTCTGGGGACAGACGCAGGACGAGCATGATGTGCGGCTACATAAGGTGTTAGAGAAGGCACAAAAGGCCGGCATTACACTCAACATGGACAAATGCGAGCTCACACGCCATACAGTCAAATTCCTGGGTCATGTGATTTCAGCAGATGGAGTGAAGCCAGATCCGGAGAAGACGAGAGCTGTGCAGGAGATGGACGCACCCAAAAATGTCAGCGAACTTAGAAGTTTTCTGGGCATGGTCAATCAGCTGGGCCGCTTCTTGCCTAACCTGGCCGAAAAAGACAAGGTGCTAAGAGACCTGCTGTCCAAAAAGAACCACTGGTACTGGGGGACAGAACAGCAGGCCTTCTTTGACCAGTTGAAAACAGAGCTGTCATCCACACCAGTGCTTGCACTATACAACCCAAACAGTGCACTAAAAATCTCGGCTGATGCCTCTTCCTTTGGCCTGGGTGCAGTCCTGTTGCAGAAGAGCGATGCCAGGTGGTCACCTGTGGCATATGCGTCCAGGTCAATGACACCAACAGAGCAGCGCTATGCTCAAGTAGAGAAGGAGGCACTAGCTGTAACGTGGGCTTGTGAAAGGTTCAGCTGTTTCATCCTGGGAAGACCATTTGAGCTGGAAACGGACCATAAGCCGTTAGTGAGTCTGCTGGGCGGGAAGGCCCTGGATGACCTCCCACCAAGAATCCAAAGATTTAAAATGCGACTCATGAGGTACAATTATTCAGTCAATCATGTCCCTGGCAAAAGCCTGTGGACAGCCGACACCTTGTCGCGTGCTCCTCTAAGAACCGCAAGAGCACACACAGATACAAGCCTACTAGAGGACACCAACATCTATGTAGACTCTATCATCAGCAACATTCCTGTCAGTGGAGATTATCTGAGCAGCTTACGAGAGCACCTAAAGGCAGACAGCACATGCTCTGCACTGATGGAGTACTGCACAGACGGCTGGCCTGACAAAAGCCAATTGCAGGGAGTGCTGAGACATTACTGGCCTGATAGAGCAGTGCTGACTGTGCATGATGGACTGCTGCTGCGGGGCACAAGGCTTGTCATCCCATTCGCCTTACAAGGGGATGTGCTGCACAGACTACATGAGGGACACCTGGGGGTGACAAAATGTAGAGGCCGGGCCAAACAGACAGTATGGTGGCCAGGGCTCAGTAGCCAGCTAAATGACATGGTACTGAAATGTAGAACCTGCATTCAGGAGAGAAAGAACGTCAAAGAGCCGTTGATACCAACGATGCCGGACAGGCCTTGGCAAACTTTGGGAGCTGACCTGTTCATGCTGAAAGGCAAGACCTATCTACTAGTAGTAGATTATTTTTCAAGGTATGTGGAAATTGCCCTGCTGTCACCCACAAGGTCCACAGATGTGGTGGTGCACCTGAAATCCATATTTTCTCGTCATGGGATTTGTGAATTCCTTAAAAGTGACAATGGCCCCCAGTTCTCTGGTAGCCACTTTAAAGCCTTTGTAGCAGACTATGGCTTTGTGCACATCACGAGCAGCCCCAAGTTTCCCCAAAGCAATGGGGAGGCGGAACGCGCTGTACAAACTGTGAAAAACCTGCTAACCAAGGCATCAGACCCATACCTTGCTTTGCTGGCCTACAGAGCAACCCATCTACAGAACGGCTATAGCCCAGCCAAGCTGTTGATGGGGCGGCGCCTCTGCACTACAGTTCCTGCCCTCCCAACCCTGCTGAATCCAGTTCTGACCGACTACAACGTGCTGGAGGCCAAAGAAAGGGAAAAGAGGGGGAACGACGCAAAATTCTTCAACAAGAGACACGGCGCAAGAAATCTAGAGCCACTCGTACCTGGGGAGGATGTGTGGATCACCGATGCACGAGTCCAGGGCACTGTGCTATCTACACACACAACCCCCTCGCTCTTATATCGTCCAGGTGCCTCAGGGGACACTGAGGAGTAA